In Ruminococcaceae bacterium BL-4, one DNA window encodes the following:
- a CDS encoding putative Glyco_trans_2-like domain-containing protein (Evidence 3 : Putative function from multiple computational evidences), which translates to MGNPKISFIVPVYRAEKTLNACVDSILSQSMPNFELLLIDDGSPDESGKICDEMALRDSRIRVFHQKNGGVSHARNAGLQKSNGEFVLFVDSDDTISSQMAEKMLTAQQDQKADLVICGILHIWKQKTTQTHYGDFSVSSLQELKEKNASLSLEYAWNAPYNKLYPRSQIQKGFDEKVGLGEDLLFNLSILPACQKIVFLPDCLYYYDHRNENSITQSYREQKFQDALRVYHEKCTFDYWAFGRDYLPTAESALLCGDVIRCIQRLVQKGGKSPEEEKKVIKSWLCDSEVQKASKIMYRQSPTFFAVWLLIHFKMAGLMRTAFRLQK; encoded by the coding sequence ATGGGAAATCCTAAAATTAGTTTTATTGTTCCGGTCTACCGGGCCGAAAAAACTTTAAATGCCTGTGTGGACAGTATTCTCTCCCAATCCATGCCGAATTTTGAGCTTCTTTTAATTGACGACGGTTCTCCGGACGAAAGCGGAAAAATCTGCGACGAAATGGCGCTTAGGGACAGCCGAATTCGTGTTTTTCATCAAAAAAACGGCGGCGTTTCCCATGCACGAAACGCTGGCCTTCAAAAATCCAACGGTGAATTCGTCCTTTTTGTAGACAGCGATGATACCATTTCTTCCCAAATGGCAGAAAAAATGCTGACTGCTCAGCAAGACCAAAAGGCAGACCTTGTTATCTGCGGAATTTTACATATCTGGAAACAGAAAACGACGCAAACCCATTACGGCGATTTTTCTGTTTCTTCTCTACAGGAACTAAAGGAAAAGAATGCTTCTCTTTCTTTAGAATACGCATGGAACGCTCCCTATAACAAGCTCTATCCCCGCTCACAGATTCAAAAAGGATTTGATGAAAAAGTAGGTCTTGGAGAGGACCTTCTCTTTAATCTTTCTATTTTGCCTGCCTGCCAAAAGATTGTGTTTCTTCCGGATTGCCTGTATTATTACGATCACCGCAATGAAAATTCGATTACGCAGTCCTATCGGGAACAAAAATTTCAGGACGCTTTGCGGGTCTATCACGAAAAATGCACCTTTGATTACTGGGCTTTTGGAAGAGATTATCTTCCAACGGCAGAAAGTGCTCTCCTTTGCGGAGATGTTATCCGCTGTATTCAGCGTCTTGTTCAAAAAGGCGGAAAATCCCCTGAAGAAGAAAAAAAGGTCATAAAATCCTGGCTCTGTGATTCAGAAGTCCAAAAAGCTTCCAAAATCATGTACCGCCAAAGCCCAACCTTTTTTGCGGTTTGGCTTTTGATTCATTTCAAAATGGCCGGACTGATGCGAACCGCTTTTCGTTTACAAAAATAG
- a CDS encoding protein of unknown function (Evidence 5 : Unknown function) translates to MLLLDRAVDGTRFCSDGRFIMLYGFYGRSDTRPNYFYSVFFEAVKKGLGVLKNRSFKKWEILKLVLLFRSTGPKKL, encoded by the coding sequence TTGCTGCTTCTTGATCGCGCGGTCGATGGTACGAGATTTTGCTCTGATGGGCGCTTCATTATGCTATATGGTTTCTATGGCCGTTCTGACACTCGTCCAAATTATTTTTATTCTGTATTTTTTGAAGCAGTCAAAAAAGGGCTCGGAGTTTTAAAGAACAGGAGTTTTAAAAAATGGGAAATCCTAAAATTAGTTTTATTGTTCCGGTCTACCGGGCCGAAAAAACTTTAA
- a CDS encoding Heteropolysaccharide repeat unit export protein has translation MYRKALKPATKSGIFFWNMAGSICNAANTVLMTLIITRICGAETAGIYSLALAVGQIVSPVAYFEVRNFQVSDIRHEFSFSEYHLFRLITIIAASIFTVIWILLNGYSGEKLSAVILCCIFQMIEAYENVFQGLLQLNNRLDLSGKSFTLRVVFDTILFWGLLILTENFFLSLLVYTIFAGIWIFIITVPISNHFEKAHRTSLSFVPQLAIACLPLFLTTFLMSYIISAPKYAIDEFLSPDMQTYFSILFMPASVVNLFTFVIYRLYITKMAEDWVNGNRKDFMRQVLFLLLWIALIGIAALLVGWWIGIPFLSWFYGLPQLSAYRSELMIVLLGGIFAATAGWFNVVFTIIRHQKILLIVNAVSAVCCFLIARSMVRDFALMGASLCYMVSMAVLTLVQIIFILYFLKQSKKGSEF, from the coding sequence ATGTACCGAAAAGCATTGAAGCCGGCTACAAAAAGCGGCATCTTCTTCTGGAATATGGCAGGCAGCATTTGTAACGCTGCCAACACTGTTTTAATGACGCTGATCATCACAAGGATCTGCGGCGCTGAAACAGCCGGAATCTATTCGCTGGCTTTAGCGGTCGGGCAAATTGTAAGCCCTGTCGCTTATTTTGAAGTACGAAACTTTCAGGTCAGCGATATCCGCCATGAATTTTCTTTTTCGGAATATCACCTTTTTCGACTGATCACAATCATTGCTGCTTCCATTTTTACGGTCATCTGGATTCTTCTCAATGGATACAGCGGTGAGAAACTATCGGCGGTTATTCTCTGCTGTATTTTTCAAATGATCGAAGCCTACGAAAATGTTTTTCAAGGGCTTTTACAGCTTAACAACCGTCTGGATCTTTCCGGAAAAAGCTTTACGCTTCGAGTTGTCTTCGATACTATTTTATTTTGGGGTCTATTAATCTTAACAGAAAACTTTTTCCTCTCCCTGCTTGTCTATACGATTTTTGCGGGTATCTGGATTTTTATAATTACGGTTCCTATTTCGAATCATTTCGAAAAGGCTCACCGTACTTCCCTATCTTTCGTTCCACAGCTTGCCATTGCATGCTTACCGCTTTTCTTAACCACTTTTCTGATGTCTTACATTATTTCAGCACCAAAATACGCAATCGATGAATTCCTTTCCCCTGATATGCAAACCTATTTCAGTATTTTATTTATGCCGGCCTCCGTTGTAAATCTTTTTACATTTGTCATCTACCGCCTGTACATCACCAAAATGGCAGAAGATTGGGTGAATGGAAATCGCAAAGATTTTATGCGGCAGGTTTTGTTCTTGCTCCTTTGGATTGCCCTGATTGGCATTGCCGCTCTTCTGGTCGGCTGGTGGATTGGAATCCCATTTTTAAGCTGGTTTTATGGTCTGCCTCAGCTCTCTGCTTACCGCTCCGAGTTAATGATCGTCCTGCTGGGTGGAATTTTTGCCGCTACTGCGGGGTGGTTTAACGTTGTTTTCACGATTATTCGTCACCAAAAAATACTTTTGATTGTCAATGCAGTTTCTGCGGTTTGCTGCTTCTTGATCGCGCGGTCGATGGTACGAGATTTTGCTCTGATGGGCGCTTCATTATGCTATATGGTTTCTATGGCCGTTCTGACACTCGTCCAAATTATTTTTATTCTGTATTTTTTGAAGCAGTCAAAAAAGGGCTCGGAGTTTTAA
- a CDS encoding putative LicD family protein (Evidence 3 : Putative function from multiple computational evidences): MKKTIYKAYEPAVLKSLQQTLTEMSDVLISFCHEHDLTILAGFGTVLGAYRHHGFIPWDDDMDFYMPRKDYEKLLKLQSDGMMAPGYEVQWQKNNPHYYKAFASFQKLDTSFISEELLSMPAQDRMHIYIDIFPLDSVPDNSFWANRIDHLSNFWSKMMVLRTNVPIKAPFKNPLKRFLAETPCKIIHNLLCLFRVSYSTLLKRVDFWRRKGENVSSHRVCYFGEFHALSGWIDSDSVKNPIDLPFDFIKLPVMANPEDYLSREYGNDYLELPPPEQRRNHMAAVLDFGKQNLRNERSA, encoded by the coding sequence ATGAAAAAAACAATTTATAAAGCATATGAGCCTGCTGTTTTAAAATCACTGCAGCAGACCCTTACCGAAATGAGCGATGTACTTATCTCATTTTGTCACGAGCATGATCTTACTATTTTGGCAGGATTCGGTACCGTTCTTGGAGCTTACCGGCACCATGGCTTTATTCCGTGGGACGATGACATGGATTTTTATATGCCGCGAAAAGACTATGAAAAACTTTTAAAGCTTCAGTCTGATGGAATGATGGCACCCGGATATGAAGTGCAATGGCAAAAAAACAATCCCCACTACTACAAGGCTTTTGCCTCATTTCAAAAACTTGACACCTCTTTTATCAGTGAGGAACTGCTTTCTATGCCTGCACAAGATCGAATGCACATCTATATCGATATTTTTCCGTTGGATTCAGTCCCTGACAATTCCTTTTGGGCAAATAGAATCGATCATCTTTCTAATTTTTGGTCAAAGATGATGGTGCTTCGCACCAACGTCCCCATTAAAGCGCCTTTTAAAAACCCTCTTAAGAGATTTTTAGCAGAAACCCCCTGCAAAATTATTCACAACCTTCTCTGTCTTTTCCGGGTTTCTTATTCCACCCTTTTGAAAAGAGTGGATTTCTGGAGAAGAAAAGGCGAAAATGTTTCTTCTCACCGCGTCTGTTACTTTGGTGAATTTCATGCTCTTTCCGGCTGGATCGACAGTGATTCGGTCAAAAATCCCATTGATCTTCCTTTCGATTTTATCAAACTTCCGGTAATGGCAAATCCGGAAGATTATCTTTCCCGGGAATATGGGAATGATTATCTTGAGCTTCCCCCTCCGGAACAACGGCGCAATCACATGGCCGCTGTTCTGGATTTTGGAAAGCAGAATCTAAGAAATGAACGGAGTGCTTAA
- a CDS encoding conserved protein of unknown function (Evidence 4 : Unknown function but conserved in other organisms), with protein sequence MSAFFKEYDAETLLKLQQTLTQMSAALLDFCKKQGLIVLGAYGTTLGAYRHHGFIPWDDDMDFYMPRKDYDKLLALNAKGITIPGYEIQSLLNNPDYIKPFATLHKLGTLCISEGAENLPGHERMHISIDLFPLDPIPQDPALAKEIASKTLTLCRAMYLHTGLPINFPFENPVFCTFAKLGCSALRGFLHLTKMDTAAIQKKLDFWRSKGQKNPSGRMCYFGETNSLTVWVLDPTEKEPEFLPFGPLKLPVMADPKDYLSREYGSSFMELPPPSKRHNHAATVLKF encoded by the coding sequence ATGAGCGCTTTTTTTAAAGAATACGATGCAGAAACCCTTTTAAAACTGCAGCAGACCCTTACCCAAATGAGTGCTGCGCTGCTGGATTTTTGTAAAAAGCAAGGCTTGATTGTTCTTGGTGCTTACGGAACCACCTTGGGTGCTTATCGGCATCATGGATTTATCCCATGGGACGACGACATGGATTTTTACATGCCGCGCAAAGATTATGACAAACTGCTTGCACTCAATGCAAAAGGAATCACCATTCCGGGATACGAAATTCAGTCGCTGCTCAACAATCCCGATTACATTAAGCCTTTTGCGACCCTTCATAAACTCGGAACTCTCTGTATCAGCGAGGGCGCCGAAAATCTTCCGGGACATGAGCGAATGCACATTTCTATTGATCTTTTCCCCCTGGATCCCATTCCGCAAGACCCGGCTCTTGCCAAAGAAATTGCTTCCAAAACGCTCACCCTATGCCGCGCAATGTATTTACACACTGGACTCCCCATCAATTTTCCTTTTGAAAATCCAGTCTTTTGCACATTTGCAAAACTAGGCTGCTCCGCTTTGCGCGGATTTCTCCATCTGACAAAAATGGATACTGCTGCGATCCAGAAAAAGCTTGATTTTTGGCGGAGCAAAGGACAAAAAAATCCAAGCGGCCGAATGTGTTATTTTGGAGAAACAAATTCCCTCACTGTATGGGTCTTGGACCCTACCGAAAAGGAACCGGAATTTTTACCGTTTGGCCCTTTAAAACTCCCGGTCATGGCAGACCCCAAAGACTATCTTTCCCGCGAATACGGCAGCAGCTTTATGGAACTGCCCCCGCCTTCCAAACGACACAACCACGCTGCAACTGTTTTAAAGTTTTAA
- a CDS encoding membrane protein of unknown function (Evidence 5 : Unknown function), with the protein MVKDYMKRIFNKEKTKKLWIPLLICCIFAVAGWFFYHSAFDQIDTIPFSSENITWKAVEDREVIESSYLTDAKLKQISISSSLTNAAPSIKVQTNNNSKKDDCAKGYLKAELIDPDNHVISSTLVNYSDLSEKAFSPILAHFTYAANENRPVKIQITFHQQNDIPLSVAINQDGTLSACMNGFLNTQDNHSLVKGYWILFTLLFAAVLVGYLMLAVFHTKLHWCFLTVGVLLIMGFDMVLPIQSAPDEWNHYSQSYRFSDRLMGKQADPSLITMRHDDAFIFDAIDENPTKQTYLTVFGNIGKKIDGDPNELPMPVEKFGWDGPSYVFEGLAITAGRLMNFNYITVYYMARVANSLLYLLLFTLAIAIVPVRKGFFAVSALLPIALHLGSSCSSDTQMFPMAFLVFAAWLRLLLKPENEPINIKDWLLFCIPLVLLAPSKVYVLFCPLVLFVPAKKFKNRHSSRAYRWISFAIVALFMLLQTGGNAASYTTPGAKTLFTPKFLLTHLQETFLMLFQTLKDLKGTLVQSMIGSNLGWSKIPVDHFWIITFIVLLILSMLWKKEESERLPRPLTKHRWQMVFIILLVTGATVYAAFTWTMIYYRFVDGLQGRYFLPLLPLLLILFQQNNLVPKKGIDRPLVFCGVICDAFLLLELFTNLLSGTPAIK; encoded by the coding sequence ATGGTAAAGGATTATATGAAAAGGATTTTTAACAAAGAGAAAACAAAAAAGCTCTGGATTCCGCTTTTAATTTGCTGTATTTTTGCTGTTGCCGGATGGTTTTTTTATCATTCCGCATTCGATCAGATCGACACCATTCCTTTTTCTTCAGAAAATATTACATGGAAAGCGGTCGAAGACCGAGAGGTAATCGAATCCTCCTATCTAACGGACGCCAAACTGAAACAAATTTCGATCAGCTCCTCTTTAACAAATGCCGCTCCGAGCATCAAAGTCCAAACAAACAATAACAGCAAAAAAGATGATTGTGCAAAGGGTTATTTAAAAGCAGAACTAATTGATCCCGACAATCATGTTATTAGCTCTACTCTCGTAAACTACTCTGATCTTTCAGAAAAAGCATTTTCTCCTATTCTCGCTCATTTTACTTATGCGGCTAACGAAAACCGACCTGTTAAAATTCAAATCACTTTTCATCAGCAGAACGACATTCCGCTCTCGGTAGCAATCAATCAGGACGGTACGCTTTCGGCCTGTATGAACGGTTTTCTCAATACGCAGGATAACCATTCCCTTGTAAAAGGATATTGGATCCTTTTTACACTGCTTTTTGCTGCTGTTCTTGTGGGTTACCTGATGCTGGCGGTTTTTCATACAAAACTGCATTGGTGTTTCCTAACAGTAGGCGTACTACTTATCATGGGATTCGATATGGTTCTTCCGATTCAGTCGGCGCCCGACGAATGGAATCATTATTCGCAAAGCTATCGCTTTTCGGATCGTCTGATGGGAAAACAGGCAGACCCCAGCCTTATTACTATGCGCCATGACGACGCTTTTATCTTCGACGCAATCGACGAAAATCCGACCAAGCAGACTTATTTGACTGTCTTTGGCAATATCGGGAAAAAGATAGATGGTGATCCGAACGAACTCCCGATGCCGGTGGAAAAATTCGGCTGGGATGGCCCCTCCTATGTTTTTGAAGGACTTGCGATCACTGCCGGGCGCCTAATGAACTTTAACTATATAACCGTCTACTATATGGCGCGCGTGGCAAATTCTCTTTTGTATCTGCTGCTCTTTACCCTTGCAATCGCAATTGTTCCAGTACGAAAAGGATTTTTTGCCGTTTCTGCTCTATTGCCGATAGCACTGCATTTAGGAAGCAGCTGCTCCTCTGATACACAGATGTTCCCGATGGCGTTTCTCGTCTTTGCAGCGTGGCTGCGGCTCCTTTTAAAGCCGGAAAACGAACCGATCAACATAAAAGACTGGCTCCTCTTCTGCATTCCATTGGTACTTTTGGCTCCCTCAAAGGTCTATGTGCTGTTCTGTCCGCTCGTCCTGTTTGTCCCAGCTAAAAAGTTTAAGAACCGCCATTCTTCCCGCGCTTACCGTTGGATTTCCTTTGCAATCGTAGCACTCTTCATGCTACTGCAAACGGGTGGTAATGCGGCTTCTTATACGACACCCGGCGCTAAAACGCTATTTACTCCAAAATTTTTACTAACCCATCTACAGGAAACCTTTTTAATGCTTTTCCAAACCCTTAAGGACCTAAAAGGTACGCTGGTCCAAAGTATGATCGGAAGCAATTTAGGCTGGTCAAAGATTCCGGTAGACCATTTCTGGATTATCACTTTCATCGTTCTATTAATTCTTTCCATGCTTTGGAAAAAAGAAGAATCCGAAAGACTCCCGCGGCCGCTTACAAAGCATCGTTGGCAAATGGTCTTTATTATCCTTTTGGTAACCGGTGCAACTGTCTATGCGGCTTTTACATGGACGATGATTTATTATCGCTTTGTTGATGGACTGCAGGGACGGTATTTCCTGCCGCTTCTGCCACTTCTGCTTATTCTATTTCAGCAAAACAATCTGGTTCCCAAAAAAGGAATTGACCGGCCACTTGTTTTTTGTGGTGTTATTTGTGATGCATTTTTACTGCTGGAACTTTTCACAAATCTTCTTTCTGGAACACCGGCAATCAAATAA
- a CDS encoding membrane protein of unknown function (Evidence 5 : Unknown function), translated as MLKKSNSALPKIIGAGILCLILCLTGWYLFRKSFDYSNNETPNTSPSSLTATHNGEVLETECSSSLLIHRVGIWCSLSANGQVLDPSLLNQDSTPRGFLEVQAIDSQGSTVAQNSVRYSDLNGSSYMIILSGFSYSSAKNGNLRLRITVHQTGKSPIYLKTSGSGQPDIQLVGYLDSVDNRTLQKGFALVFAFVFTAALATYLLLAFSHMKLHLIFLIAAFLLSMGYELVLPIQSAPDEWEHFTQAYRVSDQMMNSPANSAEISMRQEDFDLLSSVSHTPDRSVYSYVFSKIGKGATQTDLKEVNVPRISWDGPTYLLGGTAITLGRLLHLNSVTVFYMARFANSLLFLLLCTLAIAVTPVKKGFFIVASLLPMVLHLGNSLSYDVEMFPMAYLVIALWLRMSCKKEVHFISLKEWLLFCIPLILLAPCKVYILVCALAFLVPKEKFANPHWAYALQIGAFVLAVLFLLFKNFGSVLPSASGTINAHFSLGYLLLHPTKTSQLLFNTIIDYKSAFVHWLIGSSLGWLNVSVDLFWIFIFFALLLFSSLWTEEELKKLPEKFSRYQWGFLIIILLVIAGVFYAAFTWTPIVSDRIEGIQGRYFLPILPLIMLLCCQKTFITRKDDCRRFLMIAVFCNSFLLMEVFSDRLLA; from the coding sequence ATGTTAAAAAAAAGCAATTCTGCGCTGCCAAAAATAATTGGCGCAGGAATTCTTTGTCTGATCTTATGTTTAACCGGCTGGTACCTTTTTCGCAAATCATTTGACTATAGTAACAACGAAACTCCAAATACATCTCCCAGTTCGTTAACTGCAACGCATAACGGAGAGGTCTTAGAAACAGAATGTTCTTCCTCCCTTCTGATTCACCGAGTGGGAATATGGTGTTCCCTTTCTGCCAATGGACAAGTCCTTGACCCATCGTTACTCAATCAGGATTCCACTCCTCGCGGCTTTCTAGAAGTACAGGCAATCGATTCCCAAGGATCTACAGTTGCACAAAACTCTGTCCGTTACTCAGACCTTAATGGAAGTTCTTACATGATTATTCTGTCCGGATTTTCCTATTCTTCCGCAAAAAATGGAAATCTGCGCCTTAGAATTACTGTTCATCAAACAGGAAAAAGCCCAATTTACCTTAAAACATCTGGCAGCGGGCAGCCGGATATTCAACTTGTCGGCTATCTGGATTCTGTCGATAACCGCACCCTGCAAAAAGGCTTTGCGCTTGTCTTTGCCTTTGTTTTTACAGCGGCACTTGCTACTTATCTTCTTTTAGCCTTTTCTCATATGAAACTGCATCTGATCTTTTTGATCGCCGCTTTTTTGCTTTCTATGGGATACGAACTTGTTCTGCCCATTCAATCGGCTCCTGACGAATGGGAACATTTCACACAGGCCTACCGCGTTTCCGACCAGATGATGAATTCGCCTGCCAACAGCGCTGAGATTTCCATGCGGCAGGAAGATTTTGATTTACTGTCTTCGGTTTCTCATACTCCAGATCGTTCTGTTTATTCCTATGTCTTTAGTAAGATCGGAAAAGGAGCGACTCAAACTGATTTAAAGGAAGTTAACGTTCCCCGTATTTCGTGGGATGGACCTACCTACCTTTTGGGCGGAACCGCGATCACACTTGGGCGACTTCTTCATTTAAATAGCGTCACTGTTTTTTACATGGCACGATTTGCAAATTCTCTTCTTTTTTTACTTTTATGTACATTAGCAATCGCCGTAACTCCCGTAAAAAAAGGCTTTTTTATCGTTGCCTCGCTTCTTCCAATGGTGCTTCATTTAGGGAACAGTCTCTCTTATGATGTGGAAATGTTTCCGATGGCTTATCTTGTAATTGCGCTCTGGCTTCGAATGTCCTGCAAAAAGGAAGTTCACTTCATTTCCTTAAAAGAGTGGCTTCTTTTTTGTATTCCGCTTATTTTACTTGCCCCTTGTAAAGTCTACATTTTAGTTTGCGCCCTCGCGTTTCTCGTTCCAAAAGAAAAATTTGCAAACCCACACTGGGCCTATGCGCTTCAGATTGGAGCATTTGTACTGGCAGTTTTATTTCTGCTCTTTAAAAACTTTGGTTCTGTCTTGCCATCAGCGTCAGGGACCATCAACGCTCATTTTTCTTTGGGATATCTTTTATTACATCCAACAAAAACATCTCAACTATTGTTTAACACAATTATAGATTATAAATCCGCTTTTGTTCACTGGTTGATTGGAAGTTCCTTAGGTTGGCTGAATGTTTCTGTTGATTTATTTTGGATTTTTATATTCTTTGCTTTGCTGCTGTTCTCCTCTCTCTGGACAGAAGAGGAACTTAAAAAGCTTCCAGAAAAGTTTTCTCGTTATCAATGGGGATTTTTGATCATCATTCTCCTCGTAATTGCTGGGGTCTTTTATGCCGCTTTTACATGGACTCCAATCGTAAGCGATCGGATCGAGGGAATTCAGGGGCGGTATTTCCTGCCGATTCTTCCACTGATCATGCTTTTGTGCTGCCAAAAAACTTTCATTACAAGAAAAGACGATTGTCGCCGTTTTCTTATGATTGCTGTCTTTTGTAATTCCTTCCTTCTGATGGAAGTATTCTCAGACAGACTGCTTGCTTAA